The Nocardia vinacea genome contains the following window.
TTGCAGCTGTGCATGTTCCAGGCGCCCGACCAGGTGCTCATCGCCGTCGTATGCGGCCCGGATACTGCCCGCGAATGGGCGTGGACCAAGTGGCTGCCGCACACCCAGCATCCGGACGCGCAGGACGGCATCGGCACCCAGCGCATGTTCTACGGCTCGATCCGGGAGGCCACCGCGGGCCTGCATCCGTTGCTGGCCAACCGCGTTCGCTACTCCCGTAACCAACCCGCCAACGCCAACCTGGTGCACATCGTCATTGTCGTCGACGGCGGTCTGCTCGAAGCCGAAGAAGACCAACTTCGCGAATCCGGTTACGAGGGCGTGACCATCATCGACTTATGCGGCTACGCACCGCGTTTGGCGGTTTCGCGCGGCATCAAGATGGTGGTCGAGAACGGTGAATGCGTCGGTCGCGGCGCCACCGGCAACCAGGAGCGTTTCGCGCTGATCGACCGGATCAGCCCGCAGCAGGCCCAGCAGGTCGCTCGCCGACTCGCGCCGTACCGCGCCGCAACCCAGCGCAGCAGCGATGTCGAAAACGATGACGCCGACGTGATCTCGACCTGGACCCAGCTGATGAAGCTCGGCGATATCGGCACATTCAACCCCGAGCACGCCTGGCGTCCCCGCTACGGCCGCGAGCGGCTGCGCGTGCCCTTCGGTGTCGGCGCGGACGGCGCGCCCATCGAACTCGATATCAAGGAAGCCGCCGAAAGCGGTATGGGCCCGCACGGATTGTGCATCGGCGCAACCGGTTCCGGTAAGTCGGAATTCCTGCGCACCCTGGTGCTCAGCCTGCTGGCCACGCATTCGCCGGACCAGCTGAACCTGGTGCTCGTCGACTTCAAGGGTGGTGCGACCTTCCTCGGCTTGGACGGCGTACCGCATGTCGCGGCCGTCATCACCAACCTCGAAGAGGAAGCCGACCTCGTCGACCGTATGCGCGACGCCCTGGCCGGTGAGATGAACCGCCGCCAGGAAGTGTTGCGCCAGGCGGGCAACTTCGCCAACGTCTCCGAATACGAGAAGGCGCGCGCCGCCGGTGCCGACCTCGACCCGCTGCCCGCACTGTTCGTTGTCCTCGACGAGTTCTCCGAATTGCTCACCCAGCACCCGGATTTCGCCGAACTGTTCGTGATGATCGGCCGCCTCGGCCGCTCGCTGCACGTGCACCTGCTGCTGGCCTCGCAGCGCCTCGAAGAAGGCAAGCTGAAAGGTCTGGAGAGCCACCTCTCCTACCGCATCGGTTTGAAGACCTTCTCCGCCAACGAATCCCGTCAGGTCCTCGGCGTCCCCGACGCCTACAATCTGCCCGGCATCCCCGGCGGTGGTTACCTCAAGTCCGACTCCGGCGAGATCCAGCGCTTCCAGGCCTCCTACGTCTCCGGCCCTTACGTCGGCGGCGGCTCCCAGCGCGAGGTCACCCAAGCCGGTGTCGCGGGCGGCGAAATCGACATCAAGGCACGCCCTTTCACTGCCACCCATGTCGACTTCCGCGCCATCGACCGGGTCCCGCTGCCGTCCGAGCCGACGCACGATCCCGAACCGCAGTCCGAGGACGGCGAACAGATCTCCAACCTCAATATGCTGGCCTCCCGCATCCGCGGCCACGGCCGCGCGGCCCACGAGATCTGGCTCCCGCCATTGGAAGAGGCCCCCACCCTCGACCAACTCATCCCGCGCAGTGTGCTCACCGGCGAGTACTCCGCCGTCGCCACCCTGCGTGCGCCCATGGGCATCGTCGACCGCCCCTACGACCAGCGTCGTGACCCCTTCGTCGTGGACCTGTCGGGTTCACGAGGCAATGTGGCGGTCGTCGGTGGCCCGCAGTCGGGTAAGTCGACGGCTCTGCGCACCATGATCATGGCCCTGTCCCTCACCCACACGGCCGAACAGGTGCAGTTCTACTGCCTCGACTTCGGTGGCGGCACCATGGCCAGCCTCGAAGGCCTGCCGCACGTGGGTTCGGTGGCCAGCCGTCTCGACGAGGACAAGGTCCGCCGCACCATCGCCGAAATGACCACCATCGTCCGCCAGCGCGAAGCGCGGTTCCGTCAACTCGGTATCGAGTCGATGACCGAATTCCGCCGCCTCCGTGCCATGGACCCGGCGAGCAGCCCCGCCGCAGCCGGTGCGCACGAGGACCCCTTCGGCGATGTCTTCCTGGTCATCGACGGCTTCGGCTCGATTCGGCAGGACTTCGACCCCCTCGAACAGCCCATCATGAATCTCGCGGTCCAGGGCCTGTCCTACGGCGTCCACGTGGTCATCGCCCTCGCCCGCTGGGCCGAGGCCCGCCCCGCTCTGAAAGACCAGATCGGCACCCGCATCGAGCTCCGCCTCGGTGACCCTATGGACTCCGATCTCGGCCGCAAGTTCGCTTCGCTTGTGCCGCAGGGCCGTCCGGGTCGCGGTATGACGCCCGAGTGCCTGCACATGCTGACCGGTCTGCCGCGCATCGACAGCAGCGCGGATCACGACAACCTCGGCCAGGCCGTCGCCGATGCGGTGGCGACCATCGCTCGACTGACCCCGGGCCGCCCCGCGCCCGCGGCCAGGATGCTGCCGGAAATGCTGCCGCGCGAGCAACTGCTGCAGCTCGCGGGCAACTGGCCGTCGCAGGTCAACCCGGAAGTCAAGTGCATGCGAATTCCGCTCGGTATCAACGAATCCGAGCTGGCGCCGGTCTATCTCGACTTCAACGAGAGCCCGCACTTCATCGTCCTCGGTGACACCGAGAGCGGTAAGACGTCGTTGCTCCGGTCGATCATCGACAGCATCGCGGCGTCGAATACCCCGGACCAGGCGCGCTTCATCCTCGGCGACTACCGCCGGACAATGCTGGGACTCGTGCCCGACGGATACCTCGCCGGATACGGTTCCACCGCACCGCAGTTCACCCAGAACATGACCGATCTCGCCGCCTATGTCGCGCAGCGGACGCCGGGACCCGACGTCACGCCACAGCAGTTGCGCGACCGCTCGTGGTGGCGTGGCCCGGAGCTGTACGTCATCGTCGACGACTACGACCTGGTCGCCTCCTCCAGCGGCAACCCGGTGTCGGCACTGGTCGAGCACCTGCCGCATGCGCGTGACCTCGGTTTCCACGTGATCATCGCGCGCCGTTCCGGTGGCGCCAGCCGGGCCATGTACGAGGCGACGGTCGCGCGCATGAAGGATCTCGGTTCGGCCGCTCTGGTCATGAGCTGCAATAAGGACGAGGGCGTGCTCTTCGGCACCACCCGGCCCGGTATCAAACCGCCTGGGCGTGGCACCTACGTCACGCGCAATAGTGAGGGCTTGATTCAGCTGGCCTGGATGCCACCGGCCGAGTGATGTCGAACGTAGATCTGGTGGTGACCGACACCCGCATCTGGGCGCGCGGTCCTGCCACACATTGGGATGTGCCGCCCTCGGTGGTGCTCGGCAGCAACGGCGATCTCGTTGTCGGCGAACCACTTACGCCGCCGACGCAGGTCAGCTCCGCCGTCCAGTACGTCGCGGCGGATCGGATCGCCTTGCTGCCGCGCGTGCCGAGTCTCGCCGAGGCGATGGGGTCGGTCGTCGGCACCGTGATGCGCAACCTCGGTGTCCCGGTTCCGTGTGCGCAGCTCACCGTCGTATGTCCGACCGAGTGGGGTGGTCGTCGGCGAGCGGTATTCGCCGAGGCTGCCCGCCGCTTCGCCGCGGATGTGGTGTTCGAGGACATGGCGATTCGCGCGGTGGTCGCCGATGTCGGCACCGCCCGCAGCCGCCGCACGGTCGTCTTGGAATGCGGCCCGCTCTCGACCACCGCGACCGCCGTGGTGCGCAGCCATCAGGGCATCGGAATCGAATCGTGTGAGCACGAACCGAATCTCGCCGTCGCCGATGTGGAGCCGGAGTCGAGTGGCTTCTACGATCTGTGCGAGCTCATCGATCGCGTGCTCGCGGGTCAGCCAGCCGATTTTGTTCAGGCCGTCGGAGTTTCCGATCCGGCGAAGCTGGACATGATTCGTTCGGCGGTGCAACAGGTCTGCACACAGGCGATCGAAGTGCGTCCGATCGCGGGCGCGGATCTGGTGCGTGGACCACAGCAGGAACCCGAATATCAGACCGAAGTCGCGCCATTGCCGACCACCGAGTGGATGCAGCCGCTGCGTCAGCGGGCCGCGGCCATGCAGCCGCCCGGTCGAAATACCAAGGCCTATGCGATCGCTGGTATTGCCGGAGTGCTGGTGGTCGCCGCAGTGGCTGCCGGTGCCGTATTCGCATTCGGCGGCTCGGACGATACCCGTGCGGTCTCGGCAGCGAGCACATCAGCGGCCGCAGGCACGACTGCGCAGTCGCCGGTCACCCAACCGCCGACGACCTCGAAGTCAACATCGGAAACCGTTGGACGCGTACGCTTTCAGATCCCAGCAGGGTGGCGCCTGACGCAGGCCATCGACCCCACCAAATCGCGAGTCGACCTCGTCCCGTCGGACGGCACCCGCGCCCGCATCACCCTGATCCAGACCTCGGTCGCCCCCGGCACCGGATACGAGCAGGTCGCCGCCAATCTCGAAACTCAGATGAAGCAGCAGCCCAACGGCAAGCTGAGCGATCTGAAGCGCGACGTGGTCTTCGGCGGTAAGTCCGGGCTCGCCTACACCGAACAGCCCGGTGACGGTTCGACGGTTATCTGGCATGTGCTGGTGGAGCACGGTCTTCAGGTCAGCACCGGTTGCCAGTACATCGGTGGCTTCGACTCGATCAAACAACCTTGCGAGCAGTTCGCGGCCTCGGTACAGGTGAGTCCCTGAGTGCTGTTGTCCCAGTGCAGGATCGGCAGCACCCACACGCATAAATAATTCGAGCCCCCGGCAAATGTGCCAGGGGCTCGAATAGTCCGAGTGGAACTCAGAAGATGTTCGACAGCGCGACGTCGGTGCCCTGGAGCTCCGAGTTGCCCTTGTCGATGAGCTGACCGGCGCCCTGCAGGGTGGTGTTCAGCTGAATGGACATCTGGTTCCAGTTGACCTGGAACTGGTGGAACGCGTCGTTCGCCGCACCGCTACCGTAGACTTCGATGTACTGTTCGACCTTCTTGTGGAAGGACTCGAGCTCGGTCTGAATGTCTCCGGCGCGCCTGACGATTGTCCGAGCACCTTCTGCGACGCCATCGAAATTGGCGGAGATGGTCTGGCTCATTGGAGTCTCCTTGGGAGTAAGTCGGGAATGATTAGAGGGCGGGCAGATCCAGGCTGGAAACCTGGGCGTGCACCTTGCTGGAGAACTCGTCGTCCTGATCCTGGAACGAGGTGCCCATCTTGACGAGCTTCTCAGCGGTCTCCGCCAGCTTGTCATTCATCTTGTCGGCCTGGTAGTAGTAGCGCTCCATGAACGCGTTGAACGCGTCACGGGCCGCACCCTGCCAGTTGGCACCATTCGTCACGTTGTCTTCGTCGGTCTTCAGCTGCCTGATGGCTGCCATCAGGCTGTCGTGCTGCTCCTGGAACTCCTGCGCCTTCTGGCGGATGAGTTCGGGGCTCGCTTCAAGTTTCCCTGTAGCCATTGTGGCTCCTCCTGGTTCTACTGATGGTCAAACATTGCAGGTGCCAGCTGACCTGTTCATATGGTTGGACGCTTCATCGGCTCGATCGGTTCCATCCAGTTTTCGGACAACCTGATGGGCTCCTGCGCGTCACGCCGCCTGCGCGTTATCGACTGGTGCACCGTGCATGGAGGCTGCATGAACTCCCCCTGGACATCTCGTACCGCGGTGCCGCCACATCGGTCGCTGCCAGCGTTCCCCTCCTTCCCCCTTCGCTCGCTTTTCCACCTGAACTGGCTAGTGGGCTGGCTGCGAACACCCTACCGAACGGCGCGGCGTCACGTCTACCGCGCAACCGACGAACACCGAGGCAGCGCGCTACTTCGTGACGACTTTGGCGATGGTGGGGACCATCTTTTCGACCAGCACGTTCGTCGACTGGTCGGTCCAGACCTGGAATGCCTGGACGGTCGCCGGATCATCCACGACAACGACTTTGGCCGAGCTGGTCAGTATCGAGCCCGGCAGGCCACGCAGCCCACCGTTGCCCGCCTCGCTGTCGGATCGCAGCACGATGACAACATCGGTGTCGATATCGGTCGAGTAGCTGCTGACCGACAGCTGTCGCGGTGATTTCTCGTCGCCGACAGCCTTGTACTTGGTGCTGTACCGGAAACCGATGTCCTGCAGGAATTTCGACTGAGAGCTGGGATTCAGGGCTACCGAAAGCGTGGCATTGCCATAGTTGAAGGCAGTCACGGTCTTTCCGTCGAATTGCGGATAATCGCTGCGGACCTGGGCCAGTTTGTCGCGGCTGCCCGCGTCGTTGGTTCCGCCCTGCCGGGTGAAGAAGAAGGTGCCTGCCGCGACGGCCGCCACGACCACCAGGGCGATGATGGCGGGCATGAGGAAACGGCGTGTACCCGAGCGGTTTCCGTTGCCATTGCGCTGGGTCGCTATGAGACTCTGATCGGTGTTTTCACGTCCAGGCGGCCCATATCCGGTATTCGCGGCATACGCCGGGATCGGGGTGCGGGGATCGGTGCCGTATCCCGGGATGGGCGTATTGGGATTCGTCGCGTATCCGGGGATCGGCGTGCGCATGTCCGTCGCGTATCCGGCCTCCGGTGCCCGGAACTGGTTGCCGTACAGTGCGGCCTCGGCCGCTTGGGTGAACTCGCGGCAGGTCGCATAGCGCTGTGCCGGGTCCTTGGCCATCACCTTCTCGATCACCGCGTCCAGCGCGGGCGGCAGACCGGGACGGACGGCGCTCAGCTTCGGCGGCGGCTCGTGCAGATGCCCCATCATGACCACAGCAGGCATGGTCGACGGATAAGGATTCTGCCCCGTCAGCATCTTGAAGAATGAGCAGCCGAGACTGTAGATATCGGCACGGGGGTCGAGGCTGGTCCCGACCAACTGCTCAGGCGGCGCATAGGCGACAGTGGCCATGAAATTGCCTGTCGCCGTGAGGTCTTGGCCGTCCTCGGAGGACTTCGCGACGCCGAAGTCGGTCAGCAGCACCCGCTCCTCGTCGCCCTCCTCGGCGGCGGACAGCAAGAAGTTGGCCGGTTTCACATCGCGGTGCAGCAGGCCGCGGCGGTGCGCGTAGTCGAGACCCTTGCCAACCTCGGAGACGATGCGCAGCGCTCGCTGCGGCGTCATTACGGTCGGCCCCTTCTTGGCCTCGTCCGCCGCGTCGATGCCATCGACATACTGCATTGCGATCCACAGCTGACCGGCCTCTTCGCCGCGGTTATAGACGGCGACGATATTCGGATGATCGAGTCCAGCAGCGAGATTCGCCTCACGCTCGAACCGTGCACGAAACTCGTCATCGGTGGAGAGATCGGCGCTGAGGACCTTCAGTGCGTCGCGGCGCGGCAGAATGGGGTTCTGTGCCAGGTAGACGGTGCCCATCCCACCCGCGCCGAGAACCTGAAGTACCCGGTAGCCGCCTACGATTGCGCCGGGCCGCAACGCCATTCGGTCCTCCTCAACGATGTCGAACGCCCGGACATGCGAGCCTTCGGGAGAAATCTAGCAAGTCGTCGGTGGGTATTCGACTCGCATCTCGTCATGTACACACTGGTGGGCACGGTATGTCCGGCCGCTCAACGCGCGCTTGACAATAGCTTGTATCGGGCGGTGGCCCTTTGATACATGTCCTGGATGTTGCTGCCGTGGATGCAGCGCCTGCCCACAGTCTCTTGCTCACGCGATTACCCTCACACGCTGGTCAACAGGGCATATTGCGCCGACACCTTCTGATGGAGATCCTGCAACTGCTTCCCGAAAGCTTGCACGGTGTACCGGTCCACCTGTAGGACACAGATATTCATGGACACGGTCTGCTTGTCGCCGGATCCGGTCATATCCGCATAGCATTCGACGTGCTCGCCGAGTCCGGAAGGCACTCCGACCATCTTTCGGTTCGGTTCCGGGTTCTTGGACGGCTGCCACTGCTGCCAGAGAGTCTCCGCCCCCTTGGCGGTCTTGCTACGAAATACCGCGGCGTCGCCGAACGCGACGAGATCCACCTCGCCCTTCTCCAGCGTCCCCATCGTGGTCGGATTGGAATCCAAGAGACTCAGCATGCCGCGGCCTTCGTACAGGCCGTCCGGCTCACCGCGCAGCGGCACCTCCGGATTGCTCGGAATCGTGCGTCCGAGTAGTCCCGGCGGATCGAGGGGAATGTGCTGGAGTTCTCCAGCGGGTGTCGGGTGGAACTTGTCGAGCAATGGAATCTGCACGTCCAGCGCCTGTTCTACCTGTTTGGTCAGTGCTGGCAGATCCGGTGCGGAGATGTCGTCCTCCACCTTGATGAATACGACGTACCGGTCGTGCACGGTCCAGGAACCGATGGACGAGATATCCGGCCGCCAGTGCGCGGTTGTGTTCGCGTGCTTGGTAATCGGAACGGGTTGGTTATCGCGGTTGTAGGTGAAGTCGTCGTGCTCGAGTGTCGGACCGACCGTCCCCGCGGTCTTCGCGTCCGGGAACATCAACACCGCGATATTCAGAGTTCGCCGCTTGTCTTCCTGCGCGCCGCCGGTGGACCAGGCGTTG
Protein-coding sequences here:
- the eccCa gene encoding type VII secretion protein EccCa, whose amino-acid sequence is MSTVRFQRRARREMPRSPGGEVTLQPPPEIPRVTPGSLVSKLMPVVMVVGMVGMMALLFTQGGSIASNPMSMMFPMMMVVSMVGMFAGQGGGKGQKAAEANEDRKDYLRYLDQVRKDVDQTATQQRASVEWSHPEPALIWMLAGTSRMWERRAGDKDFCHARIGIGGQRLATRLVAPETGPVEELEPIAAVSLRRFVRAHSTVPDLPTAIAVKGFATIALDGDRAEARDMTRAMLLQLCMFQAPDQVLIAVVCGPDTAREWAWTKWLPHTQHPDAQDGIGTQRMFYGSIREATAGLHPLLANRVRYSRNQPANANLVHIVIVVDGGLLEAEEDQLRESGYEGVTIIDLCGYAPRLAVSRGIKMVVENGECVGRGATGNQERFALIDRISPQQAQQVARRLAPYRAATQRSSDVENDDADVISTWTQLMKLGDIGTFNPEHAWRPRYGRERLRVPFGVGADGAPIELDIKEAAESGMGPHGLCIGATGSGKSEFLRTLVLSLLATHSPDQLNLVLVDFKGGATFLGLDGVPHVAAVITNLEEEADLVDRMRDALAGEMNRRQEVLRQAGNFANVSEYEKARAAGADLDPLPALFVVLDEFSELLTQHPDFAELFVMIGRLGRSLHVHLLLASQRLEEGKLKGLESHLSYRIGLKTFSANESRQVLGVPDAYNLPGIPGGGYLKSDSGEIQRFQASYVSGPYVGGGSQREVTQAGVAGGEIDIKARPFTATHVDFRAIDRVPLPSEPTHDPEPQSEDGEQISNLNMLASRIRGHGRAAHEIWLPPLEEAPTLDQLIPRSVLTGEYSAVATLRAPMGIVDRPYDQRRDPFVVDLSGSRGNVAVVGGPQSGKSTALRTMIMALSLTHTAEQVQFYCLDFGGGTMASLEGLPHVGSVASRLDEDKVRRTIAEMTTIVRQREARFRQLGIESMTEFRRLRAMDPASSPAAAGAHEDPFGDVFLVIDGFGSIRQDFDPLEQPIMNLAVQGLSYGVHVVIALARWAEARPALKDQIGTRIELRLGDPMDSDLGRKFASLVPQGRPGRGMTPECLHMLTGLPRIDSSADHDNLGQAVADAVATIARLTPGRPAPAARMLPEMLPREQLLQLAGNWPSQVNPEVKCMRIPLGINESELAPVYLDFNESPHFIVLGDTESGKTSLLRSIIDSIAASNTPDQARFILGDYRRTMLGLVPDGYLAGYGSTAPQFTQNMTDLAAYVAQRTPGPDVTPQQLRDRSWWRGPELYVIVDDYDLVASSSGNPVSALVEHLPHARDLGFHVIIARRSGGASRAMYEATVARMKDLGSAALVMSCNKDEGVLFGTTRPGIKPPGRGTYVTRNSEGLIQLAWMPPAE
- a CDS encoding type VII secretion-associated protein yields the protein MSNVDLVVTDTRIWARGPATHWDVPPSVVLGSNGDLVVGEPLTPPTQVSSAVQYVAADRIALLPRVPSLAEAMGSVVGTVMRNLGVPVPCAQLTVVCPTEWGGRRRAVFAEAARRFAADVVFEDMAIRAVVADVGTARSRRTVVLECGPLSTTATAVVRSHQGIGIESCEHEPNLAVADVEPESSGFYDLCELIDRVLAGQPADFVQAVGVSDPAKLDMIRSAVQQVCTQAIEVRPIAGADLVRGPQQEPEYQTEVAPLPTTEWMQPLRQRAAAMQPPGRNTKAYAIAGIAGVLVVAAVAAGAVFAFGGSDDTRAVSAASTSAAAGTTAQSPVTQPPTTSKSTSETVGRVRFQIPAGWRLTQAIDPTKSRVDLVPSDGTRARITLIQTSVAPGTGYEQVAANLETQMKQQPNGKLSDLKRDVVFGGKSGLAYTEQPGDGSTVIWHVLVEHGLQVSTGCQYIGGFDSIKQPCEQFAASVQVSP
- a CDS encoding WXG100 family type VII secretion target; the encoded protein is MSQTISANFDGVAEGARTIVRRAGDIQTELESFHKKVEQYIEVYGSGAANDAFHQFQVNWNQMSIQLNTTLQGAGQLIDKGNSELQGTDVALSNIF
- a CDS encoding WXG100 family type VII secretion target; translated protein: MATGKLEASPELIRQKAQEFQEQHDSLMAAIRQLKTDEDNVTNGANWQGAARDAFNAFMERYYYQADKMNDKLAETAEKLVKMGTSFQDQDDEFSSKVHAQVSSLDLPAL
- a CDS encoding serine/threonine-protein kinase: MALRPGAIVGGYRVLQVLGAGGMGTVYLAQNPILPRRDALKVLSADLSTDDEFRARFEREANLAAGLDHPNIVAVYNRGEEAGQLWIAMQYVDGIDAADEAKKGPTVMTPQRALRIVSEVGKGLDYAHRRGLLHRDVKPANFLLSAAEEGDEERVLLTDFGVAKSSEDGQDLTATGNFMATVAYAPPEQLVGTSLDPRADIYSLGCSFFKMLTGQNPYPSTMPAVVMMGHLHEPPPKLSAVRPGLPPALDAVIEKVMAKDPAQRYATCREFTQAAEAALYGNQFRAPEAGYATDMRTPIPGYATNPNTPIPGYGTDPRTPIPAYAANTGYGPPGRENTDQSLIATQRNGNGNRSGTRRFLMPAIIALVVVAAVAAGTFFFTRQGGTNDAGSRDKLAQVRSDYPQFDGKTVTAFNYGNATLSVALNPSSQSKFLQDIGFRYSTKYKAVGDEKSPRQLSVSSYSTDIDTDVVIVLRSDSEAGNGGLRGLPGSILTSSAKVVVVDDPATVQAFQVWTDQSTNVLVEKMVPTIAKVVTK
- a CDS encoding DUF7373 family lipoprotein, whose protein sequence is MKLAGKSTPVGTAWVLVTAGVLLLGAGGCGAEVTGTPTRVQSDVSKLDVGNYQTKPRTIGNAKSDKQARAREAQRLADYVALPYEADPSYVEDAWNFRSHIVLNRKTLGKLVINDTFDEVAKDLTAGWINAWSTGGAQEDKRRTLNIAVLMFPDAKTAGTVGPTLEHDDFTYNRDNQPVPITKHANTTAHWRPDISSIGSWTVHDRYVVFIKVEDDISAPDLPALTKQVEQALDVQIPLLDKFHPTPAGELQHIPLDPPGLLGRTIPSNPEVPLRGEPDGLYEGRGMLSLLDSNPTTMGTLEKGEVDLVAFGDAAVFRSKTAKGAETLWQQWQPSKNPEPNRKMVGVPSGLGEHVECYADMTGSGDKQTVSMNICVLQVDRYTVQAFGKQLQDLHQKVSAQYALLTSV